One window of the Bos indicus isolate NIAB-ARS_2022 breed Sahiwal x Tharparkar chromosome 15, NIAB-ARS_B.indTharparkar_mat_pri_1.0, whole genome shotgun sequence genome contains the following:
- the CTNND1 gene encoding catenin delta-1 isoform X7, translating to MDDSEVESPASILASVKEQEAQFEKLTRALEEERRHVSAQLERVRVSPQDASPLLANGTLTRRHQNGRFVGDADLERQKFSDLSLNGPQDHSHLLYSTVPRMQEPGQIVETYTEEDPEGAMSVVSVETSDDGTTRRTETTVKKVVKTVTTRTVQPVPMGPDGLPVDASAVSNSYIQTLGRDFRKNGNGGPGPYVGQAGTATLPRNFHYPPDGYSRHYEDGYPGSGDNYGSLSRVTRIEERYRPSMEGYRAPSRQDVYGPQPQVRVGGSSVDLHRFHPEPYGLEDDQRSMGYDDVDYGMMSDYGTGRRTGTPSDPRRRLRSYEDMIGEEVPSDQYYWAPLAQHERGSLASLDSLRKGGPPPPNWRQPELPEVIAMLGFRLDAVKSNAAAYLQHLCYRNDKVKTDVRKLKGIPVLVGLLDHPKKEVHLGACGALKNISFGRDQDNKIAIKNCDGVPALVRLLRKARDMDLTEVITGTLWNLSSHDSIKMEIVDHALHALTDEVIIPHSGWEREPSEDCKPRHVEWESVLTNTAGCLRNVSSERSEARRKLRECDGLVDALIFIVQAEIGQKDSDSKLVENCVCLLRNLSYQVHREIPQAERYQEAPPSVANSTGPHAASCFGAKKGKDEWFSRGKKPTEDPTNDTVDFPKRTSPARGYELLFQPEVVRIYISLLKESKNPAILEASAGAIQNLCAGRWTYGRYIRSALRQEKALSAIADLLTNEHERVVKAASGALRNLAVDARNKELIGKHAIPNLVKNLPGGQQSSSQNFSEDTVVSILNTINEVIAENLEAAKKLRETQGIEKLVLINKSGNRSEKEVRAAALVLQTIWGYKELRKPLEKEGWKKSDFQVSLNNASRSQSSHSYDDSTLPLIDRSQRSDKKPDREEIQMSSMGSNTKSLDNNYSTLNERGDHNRTLDRPGDLGEMEPLKGAPLMKI from the exons ATGGACGACTCGGAGGTGGAGTCGCCCGCCAGCATCCTGGCCTCCGTGAAGGAGCAGGAGGCGCAATTTGAGAAGCTGACCCGGGCGCTGGAGGAGGAGCGGCGCCACGTCTCGGCGCAGCTGGAGCGCGTCCGCGTCTCCCCGCAGGACGCCAGCCCGCTCCTGGCCAACGGCACGCTCACCCGCCGGCACCAG AACGGCCGCTTTGTGGGCGATGCTGACCTTGAGCGACAGAAATTTTCAGATCTAAGCCTCAACGGACCCCAG GATCACAGCCACCTTCTGTACAGCACTGTCCCCAGGATGCAGGAGCCGGGGCAGATTGTGGAGACCTACACGGAAGAGGACCCCGAGGGTGCCATGTCTGTGGTCTCCGTGGAGACCTCGGACGACGGAACCACTCGGCGCACAGAGACCACA GTCAAGAAAGTGGTGAAGACGGTGACGACGCGGACGGTGCAGCCAGTCCCTATGGGGCCCGACGGGCTGCCTGTAGACGCCTCGGCGGTGTCGAACAGCTACATCCAGACTCTGGGGCGTGACTTCCGCAAGAACGGCAACGGGGGCCCTGGTCCCTACGTGGGGCAAGCAGGCACGGCCACCCTCCCCAGGAACTTCCACTACCCGCCCGACGGATACAGCCGCCACTACGAGGACGGGTATCCCGGGAGCGGCGACAACTACGGCAGCCTGTCGCGGGTGACCCGCATCGAGGAGCGGTACCGGCCCAGCATGGAAGGTTACCGGGCGCCCAGCCGGCAGGACGTCTACGGGCCGCAGCCCCAGGTCCGGGTGGGCGGGAGCAGTGTGGACCTGCACCGCTTCCATCCGGAGCCCTACGGGCTGGAGGATGACCAGCGAAGCATGGGCTACGATGACGTGGATTACGGCATGATGTCCGATTACGGCACGGGCCGGCGGACGGGGACGCCCTCTGACCCGCGGCGGCGCCTcag GAGCTATGAAGACATGATTGGTGAGGAGGTGCCATCAGACCAGTACTACTGGGCGCCTCTGGCCCAGCACGAACGAGGGAGTCTGGCAAGCTTGGACAGCCTGCGCAAGGGCgggcccccgccccccaactGGAGACAGCCGGAGCTGCCCGAGGTGATCGCCATGCTGGGGTTCCGCCTGGACGCCGTCAAGTCCAACGCGGCTGCGTACCTGCAGCACTTGTGCTACCGCAACGACAAGGTGAAGACGGACGTCCGGAAGCTCAAGGGCATCCCAGTGCTGGTGGGATTGTTAGACCACCCCAAAAAGGAAGTGCACCTTGGAGCCTGTGGCGCTCTCAAGAATATCTCTTTTGGGCGTGACCAGGATAACAAGATCGCTATAAAAAACTGTGACGGTGTTCCTGCTCTCGTGCGATTGCTCCGAAAGGCCCGTGACATGGACCTCACTGAAGTGATTACTG GAACCCTGTGGAATCTCTCATCCCATGACTCCATAAAAATGGAGATCGTGGACCACGCGCTGCACGCCTTAACGGATGAAGTGATCATTCCCCATTCGGGGTGGGAGCGGGAACCTAGCGAAGACTGTAAGCCACGCCACGTCGAGTGGGAGTCCGTGCTCACCAATACCGCCGGCTGCCTCAG GAATGTCAGCTCGGAGAGGAGTGAAGCACGCCGGAAACTTCGGGAGTGCGATGGGTTGGTGGATGCTCTCATTTTCATTGTCCAGGCTGAGATTGGACAGAAAGATTCGGATAGCAAG ctTGTCGAGAACTGCGTCTGCCTCCTTCGGAACCTGTCCTATCAAGTTCACCGGGAGATCCCGCAAGCAGAGCGCTACCAGGAGGCGCCTCCCAGCGTCGCCAACAGCACCGGGCCGCATGCTGCCAGCTGCTTTGGGGCCAAGAAAGGCAAAG ATGAGTGGTTCTCCAGAG ggaaaaaacccacagaGGATCCAACAAACGATACAGTGGACTTCCCTAAAAGAACTAGTCCTGCTCGAG GTTATGAGCTTTTATTTCAGCCGGAGGTGGTTCGGATATACATCTCACTCCTCAAAGAGAGCAAGAATCCCGCCATCCTAGAAGCGTCAGCTGGGGCCATCCAGAACTTGTGTGCTGGGCGCTGGACG TATGGTCGATACATCCGCTCAGCTCTGCGTCAAGAGAAAGCTCTTTCCGCCATTGCTGACCTCCTGACCAATGAACACGAGCGGGTTGTGAAAGCTGCATCTGGAGCCCTGAGAAACCTTGCTGTGGATGCGCGCAACAAAGAGTTGATTG GTAAACATGCCATTCCTAacttggtcaagaatctgccagGAGGGCAGCAGAGCTCTTCGCAGAATTTCTCTGAGGACACTGTGGTCTCTATTCTGAACACCATCAACGAAGTTATCGCTGAGAACTTGGAGGCTGCCAAAAAGCTCCGGGAGACCCAGGGTATTGAGAAGCTGGTTTTGATCAACAAATCAGG GAACCGCTCAGAAAAAGAAGTTCGAGCAGCCGCGCTTGTGTTACAGACGATCTGGGGGTATAAGGAGCTGCGgaagccactggagaaggaaggctGGAAGAAGTCAGACTTTCAG GTGAGCCTGAACAATGCTTCTCGGAGCCAGAGCAGCCACTCCTATGATGACAGCACGCTCCCTCTCATTGACCGGAGCCAGAGATCAG ATAAGAAACCTGATCGGGAAGAAATTCAGATGAGCAGTATGGGATCAAATACGAAATCGTTAG ataACAACTATTCCACACTCAATGAAAGAGGGGACCACAACAGAACACTGGACCGACCCGGAGACCTAGGCGAAATGGAGCCACTGAAGGGAGCACCCCTGATG AAGATTTAG
- the CTNND1 gene encoding catenin delta-1 isoform X4, translated as MDDSEVESPASILASVKEQEAQFEKLTRALEEERRHVSAQLERVRVSPQDASPLLANGTLTRRHQNGRFVGDADLERQKFSDLSLNGPQDHSHLLYSTVPRMQEPGQIVETYTEEDPEGAMSVVSVETSDDGTTRRTETTVKKVVKTVTTRTVQPVPMGPDGLPVDASAVSNSYIQTLGRDFRKNGNGGPGPYVGQAGTATLPRNFHYPPDGYSRHYEDGYPGSGDNYGSLSRVTRIEERYRPSMEGYRAPSRQDVYGPQPQVRVGGSSVDLHRFHPEPYGLEDDQRSMGYDDVDYGMMSDYGTGRRTGTPSDPRRRLRSYEDMIGEEVPSDQYYWAPLAQHERGSLASLDSLRKGGPPPPNWRQPELPEVIAMLGFRLDAVKSNAAAYLQHLCYRNDKVKTDVRKLKGIPVLVGLLDHPKKEVHLGACGALKNISFGRDQDNKIAIKNCDGVPALVRLLRKARDMDLTEVITGTLWNLSSHDSIKMEIVDHALHALTDEVIIPHSGWEREPSEDCKPRHVEWESVLTNTAGCLRNVSSERSEARRKLRECDGLVDALIFIVQAEIGQKDSDSKLVENCVCLLRNLSYQVHREIPQAERYQEAPPSVANSTGPHAASCFGAKKGKDEWFSRGKKPTEDPTNDTVDFPKRTSPARGYELLFQPEVVRIYISLLKESKNPAILEASAGAIQNLCAGRWTYGRYIRSALRQEKALSAIADLLTNEHERVVKAASGALRNLAVDARNKELIGKHAIPNLVKNLPGGQQSSSQNFSEDTVVSILNTINEVIAENLEAAKKLRETQGIEKLVLINKSGNRSEKEVRAAALVLQTIWGYKELRKPLEKEGWKKSDFQVSLNNASRSQSSHSYDDSTLPLIDRSQRSDNNYSTLNERGDHNRTLDRPGDLGEMEPLKGAPLMQDEGQESLEEELDVLFLDEGEPMSCPAMQKI; from the exons ATGGACGACTCGGAGGTGGAGTCGCCCGCCAGCATCCTGGCCTCCGTGAAGGAGCAGGAGGCGCAATTTGAGAAGCTGACCCGGGCGCTGGAGGAGGAGCGGCGCCACGTCTCGGCGCAGCTGGAGCGCGTCCGCGTCTCCCCGCAGGACGCCAGCCCGCTCCTGGCCAACGGCACGCTCACCCGCCGGCACCAG AACGGCCGCTTTGTGGGCGATGCTGACCTTGAGCGACAGAAATTTTCAGATCTAAGCCTCAACGGACCCCAG GATCACAGCCACCTTCTGTACAGCACTGTCCCCAGGATGCAGGAGCCGGGGCAGATTGTGGAGACCTACACGGAAGAGGACCCCGAGGGTGCCATGTCTGTGGTCTCCGTGGAGACCTCGGACGACGGAACCACTCGGCGCACAGAGACCACA GTCAAGAAAGTGGTGAAGACGGTGACGACGCGGACGGTGCAGCCAGTCCCTATGGGGCCCGACGGGCTGCCTGTAGACGCCTCGGCGGTGTCGAACAGCTACATCCAGACTCTGGGGCGTGACTTCCGCAAGAACGGCAACGGGGGCCCTGGTCCCTACGTGGGGCAAGCAGGCACGGCCACCCTCCCCAGGAACTTCCACTACCCGCCCGACGGATACAGCCGCCACTACGAGGACGGGTATCCCGGGAGCGGCGACAACTACGGCAGCCTGTCGCGGGTGACCCGCATCGAGGAGCGGTACCGGCCCAGCATGGAAGGTTACCGGGCGCCCAGCCGGCAGGACGTCTACGGGCCGCAGCCCCAGGTCCGGGTGGGCGGGAGCAGTGTGGACCTGCACCGCTTCCATCCGGAGCCCTACGGGCTGGAGGATGACCAGCGAAGCATGGGCTACGATGACGTGGATTACGGCATGATGTCCGATTACGGCACGGGCCGGCGGACGGGGACGCCCTCTGACCCGCGGCGGCGCCTcag GAGCTATGAAGACATGATTGGTGAGGAGGTGCCATCAGACCAGTACTACTGGGCGCCTCTGGCCCAGCACGAACGAGGGAGTCTGGCAAGCTTGGACAGCCTGCGCAAGGGCgggcccccgccccccaactGGAGACAGCCGGAGCTGCCCGAGGTGATCGCCATGCTGGGGTTCCGCCTGGACGCCGTCAAGTCCAACGCGGCTGCGTACCTGCAGCACTTGTGCTACCGCAACGACAAGGTGAAGACGGACGTCCGGAAGCTCAAGGGCATCCCAGTGCTGGTGGGATTGTTAGACCACCCCAAAAAGGAAGTGCACCTTGGAGCCTGTGGCGCTCTCAAGAATATCTCTTTTGGGCGTGACCAGGATAACAAGATCGCTATAAAAAACTGTGACGGTGTTCCTGCTCTCGTGCGATTGCTCCGAAAGGCCCGTGACATGGACCTCACTGAAGTGATTACTG GAACCCTGTGGAATCTCTCATCCCATGACTCCATAAAAATGGAGATCGTGGACCACGCGCTGCACGCCTTAACGGATGAAGTGATCATTCCCCATTCGGGGTGGGAGCGGGAACCTAGCGAAGACTGTAAGCCACGCCACGTCGAGTGGGAGTCCGTGCTCACCAATACCGCCGGCTGCCTCAG GAATGTCAGCTCGGAGAGGAGTGAAGCACGCCGGAAACTTCGGGAGTGCGATGGGTTGGTGGATGCTCTCATTTTCATTGTCCAGGCTGAGATTGGACAGAAAGATTCGGATAGCAAG ctTGTCGAGAACTGCGTCTGCCTCCTTCGGAACCTGTCCTATCAAGTTCACCGGGAGATCCCGCAAGCAGAGCGCTACCAGGAGGCGCCTCCCAGCGTCGCCAACAGCACCGGGCCGCATGCTGCCAGCTGCTTTGGGGCCAAGAAAGGCAAAG ATGAGTGGTTCTCCAGAG ggaaaaaacccacagaGGATCCAACAAACGATACAGTGGACTTCCCTAAAAGAACTAGTCCTGCTCGAG GTTATGAGCTTTTATTTCAGCCGGAGGTGGTTCGGATATACATCTCACTCCTCAAAGAGAGCAAGAATCCCGCCATCCTAGAAGCGTCAGCTGGGGCCATCCAGAACTTGTGTGCTGGGCGCTGGACG TATGGTCGATACATCCGCTCAGCTCTGCGTCAAGAGAAAGCTCTTTCCGCCATTGCTGACCTCCTGACCAATGAACACGAGCGGGTTGTGAAAGCTGCATCTGGAGCCCTGAGAAACCTTGCTGTGGATGCGCGCAACAAAGAGTTGATTG GTAAACATGCCATTCCTAacttggtcaagaatctgccagGAGGGCAGCAGAGCTCTTCGCAGAATTTCTCTGAGGACACTGTGGTCTCTATTCTGAACACCATCAACGAAGTTATCGCTGAGAACTTGGAGGCTGCCAAAAAGCTCCGGGAGACCCAGGGTATTGAGAAGCTGGTTTTGATCAACAAATCAGG GAACCGCTCAGAAAAAGAAGTTCGAGCAGCCGCGCTTGTGTTACAGACGATCTGGGGGTATAAGGAGCTGCGgaagccactggagaaggaaggctGGAAGAAGTCAGACTTTCAG GTGAGCCTGAACAATGCTTCTCGGAGCCAGAGCAGCCACTCCTATGATGACAGCACGCTCCCTCTCATTGACCGGAGCCAGAGATCAG ataACAACTATTCCACACTCAATGAAAGAGGGGACCACAACAGAACACTGGACCGACCCGGAGACCTAGGCGAAATGGAGCCACTGAAGGGAGCACCCCTGATG CAGGACGAGGGGCAGGAGTCTCTGGAGGAGGAGTTGGATGTGTTGTTTTTGGATGAGGGGGAGCCCATGTCTTGCCCTGCCATG caGAAGATTTAG
- the CTNND1 gene encoding catenin delta-1 isoform X1 — MDDSEVESPASILASVKEQEAQFEKLTRALEEERRHVSAQLERVRVSPQDASPLLANGTLTRRHQNGRFVGDADLERQKFSDLSLNGPQDHSHLLYSTVPRMQEPGQIVETYTEEDPEGAMSVVSVETSDDGTTRRTETTVKKVVKTVTTRTVQPVPMGPDGLPVDASAVSNSYIQTLGRDFRKNGNGGPGPYVGQAGTATLPRNFHYPPDGYSRHYEDGYPGSGDNYGSLSRVTRIEERYRPSMEGYRAPSRQDVYGPQPQVRVGGSSVDLHRFHPEPYGLEDDQRSMGYDDVDYGMMSDYGTGRRTGTPSDPRRRLRSYEDMIGEEVPSDQYYWAPLAQHERGSLASLDSLRKGGPPPPNWRQPELPEVIAMLGFRLDAVKSNAAAYLQHLCYRNDKVKTDVRKLKGIPVLVGLLDHPKKEVHLGACGALKNISFGRDQDNKIAIKNCDGVPALVRLLRKARDMDLTEVITGTLWNLSSHDSIKMEIVDHALHALTDEVIIPHSGWEREPSEDCKPRHVEWESVLTNTAGCLRNVSSERSEARRKLRECDGLVDALIFIVQAEIGQKDSDSKLVENCVCLLRNLSYQVHREIPQAERYQEAPPSVANSTGPHAASCFGAKKGKDEWFSRGKKPTEDPTNDTVDFPKRTSPARGYELLFQPEVVRIYISLLKESKNPAILEASAGAIQNLCAGRWTYGRYIRSALRQEKALSAIADLLTNEHERVVKAASGALRNLAVDARNKELIGKHAIPNLVKNLPGGQQSSSQNFSEDTVVSILNTINEVIAENLEAAKKLRETQGIEKLVLINKSGNRSEKEVRAAALVLQTIWGYKELRKPLEKEGWKKSDFQVSLNNASRSQSSHSYDDSTLPLIDRSQRSDKKPDREEIQMSSMGSNTKSLDNNYSTLNERGDHNRTLDRPGDLGEMEPLKGAPLMQDEGQESLEEELDVLFLDEGEPMSCPAMQKI; from the exons ATGGACGACTCGGAGGTGGAGTCGCCCGCCAGCATCCTGGCCTCCGTGAAGGAGCAGGAGGCGCAATTTGAGAAGCTGACCCGGGCGCTGGAGGAGGAGCGGCGCCACGTCTCGGCGCAGCTGGAGCGCGTCCGCGTCTCCCCGCAGGACGCCAGCCCGCTCCTGGCCAACGGCACGCTCACCCGCCGGCACCAG AACGGCCGCTTTGTGGGCGATGCTGACCTTGAGCGACAGAAATTTTCAGATCTAAGCCTCAACGGACCCCAG GATCACAGCCACCTTCTGTACAGCACTGTCCCCAGGATGCAGGAGCCGGGGCAGATTGTGGAGACCTACACGGAAGAGGACCCCGAGGGTGCCATGTCTGTGGTCTCCGTGGAGACCTCGGACGACGGAACCACTCGGCGCACAGAGACCACA GTCAAGAAAGTGGTGAAGACGGTGACGACGCGGACGGTGCAGCCAGTCCCTATGGGGCCCGACGGGCTGCCTGTAGACGCCTCGGCGGTGTCGAACAGCTACATCCAGACTCTGGGGCGTGACTTCCGCAAGAACGGCAACGGGGGCCCTGGTCCCTACGTGGGGCAAGCAGGCACGGCCACCCTCCCCAGGAACTTCCACTACCCGCCCGACGGATACAGCCGCCACTACGAGGACGGGTATCCCGGGAGCGGCGACAACTACGGCAGCCTGTCGCGGGTGACCCGCATCGAGGAGCGGTACCGGCCCAGCATGGAAGGTTACCGGGCGCCCAGCCGGCAGGACGTCTACGGGCCGCAGCCCCAGGTCCGGGTGGGCGGGAGCAGTGTGGACCTGCACCGCTTCCATCCGGAGCCCTACGGGCTGGAGGATGACCAGCGAAGCATGGGCTACGATGACGTGGATTACGGCATGATGTCCGATTACGGCACGGGCCGGCGGACGGGGACGCCCTCTGACCCGCGGCGGCGCCTcag GAGCTATGAAGACATGATTGGTGAGGAGGTGCCATCAGACCAGTACTACTGGGCGCCTCTGGCCCAGCACGAACGAGGGAGTCTGGCAAGCTTGGACAGCCTGCGCAAGGGCgggcccccgccccccaactGGAGACAGCCGGAGCTGCCCGAGGTGATCGCCATGCTGGGGTTCCGCCTGGACGCCGTCAAGTCCAACGCGGCTGCGTACCTGCAGCACTTGTGCTACCGCAACGACAAGGTGAAGACGGACGTCCGGAAGCTCAAGGGCATCCCAGTGCTGGTGGGATTGTTAGACCACCCCAAAAAGGAAGTGCACCTTGGAGCCTGTGGCGCTCTCAAGAATATCTCTTTTGGGCGTGACCAGGATAACAAGATCGCTATAAAAAACTGTGACGGTGTTCCTGCTCTCGTGCGATTGCTCCGAAAGGCCCGTGACATGGACCTCACTGAAGTGATTACTG GAACCCTGTGGAATCTCTCATCCCATGACTCCATAAAAATGGAGATCGTGGACCACGCGCTGCACGCCTTAACGGATGAAGTGATCATTCCCCATTCGGGGTGGGAGCGGGAACCTAGCGAAGACTGTAAGCCACGCCACGTCGAGTGGGAGTCCGTGCTCACCAATACCGCCGGCTGCCTCAG GAATGTCAGCTCGGAGAGGAGTGAAGCACGCCGGAAACTTCGGGAGTGCGATGGGTTGGTGGATGCTCTCATTTTCATTGTCCAGGCTGAGATTGGACAGAAAGATTCGGATAGCAAG ctTGTCGAGAACTGCGTCTGCCTCCTTCGGAACCTGTCCTATCAAGTTCACCGGGAGATCCCGCAAGCAGAGCGCTACCAGGAGGCGCCTCCCAGCGTCGCCAACAGCACCGGGCCGCATGCTGCCAGCTGCTTTGGGGCCAAGAAAGGCAAAG ATGAGTGGTTCTCCAGAG ggaaaaaacccacagaGGATCCAACAAACGATACAGTGGACTTCCCTAAAAGAACTAGTCCTGCTCGAG GTTATGAGCTTTTATTTCAGCCGGAGGTGGTTCGGATATACATCTCACTCCTCAAAGAGAGCAAGAATCCCGCCATCCTAGAAGCGTCAGCTGGGGCCATCCAGAACTTGTGTGCTGGGCGCTGGACG TATGGTCGATACATCCGCTCAGCTCTGCGTCAAGAGAAAGCTCTTTCCGCCATTGCTGACCTCCTGACCAATGAACACGAGCGGGTTGTGAAAGCTGCATCTGGAGCCCTGAGAAACCTTGCTGTGGATGCGCGCAACAAAGAGTTGATTG GTAAACATGCCATTCCTAacttggtcaagaatctgccagGAGGGCAGCAGAGCTCTTCGCAGAATTTCTCTGAGGACACTGTGGTCTCTATTCTGAACACCATCAACGAAGTTATCGCTGAGAACTTGGAGGCTGCCAAAAAGCTCCGGGAGACCCAGGGTATTGAGAAGCTGGTTTTGATCAACAAATCAGG GAACCGCTCAGAAAAAGAAGTTCGAGCAGCCGCGCTTGTGTTACAGACGATCTGGGGGTATAAGGAGCTGCGgaagccactggagaaggaaggctGGAAGAAGTCAGACTTTCAG GTGAGCCTGAACAATGCTTCTCGGAGCCAGAGCAGCCACTCCTATGATGACAGCACGCTCCCTCTCATTGACCGGAGCCAGAGATCAG ATAAGAAACCTGATCGGGAAGAAATTCAGATGAGCAGTATGGGATCAAATACGAAATCGTTAG ataACAACTATTCCACACTCAATGAAAGAGGGGACCACAACAGAACACTGGACCGACCCGGAGACCTAGGCGAAATGGAGCCACTGAAGGGAGCACCCCTGATG CAGGACGAGGGGCAGGAGTCTCTGGAGGAGGAGTTGGATGTGTTGTTTTTGGATGAGGGGGAGCCCATGTCTTGCCCTGCCATG caGAAGATTTAG